In Synechococcus sp. CB0101, a genomic segment contains:
- a CDS encoding DUF192 domain-containing protein: MWMPTLRRCLLSLSLVLAPAALQAKEAPQHLPIEAEWCLPSGACIQLEVADEQHEQAIGLQLRGPLPPLRGMWFPFEDALLRFWMHRTPEPLDMVFINDNRVIAIEANTTPCPRLPCRSYGPDEPGDGVVELAAGEAQRLGITVGSAALIRPLNPKQPARPATPARD; encoded by the coding sequence ATGTGGATGCCCACCCTCAGGCGCTGCCTCCTGAGTTTGAGTCTTGTGTTGGCTCCTGCTGCCTTGCAGGCAAAAGAGGCACCCCAACACCTGCCCATCGAAGCCGAGTGGTGCCTACCGAGCGGTGCCTGCATCCAGCTGGAGGTGGCGGATGAACAACACGAGCAAGCCATCGGGCTGCAATTAAGAGGCCCACTCCCGCCGCTGCGGGGGATGTGGTTTCCCTTCGAGGATGCACTGCTTCGCTTCTGGATGCACCGCACTCCCGAACCGCTCGACATGGTCTTCATCAACGACAACCGGGTGATTGCCATCGAGGCCAACACCACCCCATGCCCTCGTCTGCCCTGCCGGAGCTATGGCCCCGATGAACCTGGCGACGGTGTTGTGGAACTCGCGGCTGGTGAAGCCCAACGGCTGGGCATCACGGTGGGCAGTGCTGCTCTGATTCGGCCGCTCAACCCGAAACAGCCCGCTCGCCCCGCAACACCAGCACGGGATTGA
- a CDS encoding bifunctional cobalt-precorrin-7 (C(5))-methyltransferase/cobalt-precorrin-6B (C(15))-methyltransferase, which translates to MIEVIGTDAGAPASLPPAQQQLLRQAALVAAPRRLHQALQSWAGAACPPLIASDQPELLLEQLRQHHPGELAVVLASGDPLWFGIGRLLLEGLPAEQLRFHPAPSSLQLAFARIGRPWQDASWLSLHGRDPEPLAARLQQRPAALAVLTDPTRGGADAVRRCLRAAGLEQAYALWLCERLGHSAERVQRLGPGDALPADLDPLHLVVLVAEPPPRPERLPLFGLPDGVFLQHPDRPGLMTKREVRIQLLADLDLPEAGVLWDIGAGVGSVGLEALRLRPGLQLWALEQRGGSAALIHANAERLAVRPAGVVEGRAPEALVGLPDPQRVLLGGGGRERQAVLQAALERLQPGGVVVIPLATLEALAELRPLLEQAGLTVAVQQLQAWRGAPLADGTRLAPLNPVLVLRGERAVSG; encoded by the coding sequence ATGATTGAGGTGATCGGCACCGACGCCGGCGCTCCGGCCAGCCTGCCGCCAGCTCAGCAGCAGCTGTTGCGTCAGGCCGCCCTGGTGGCTGCACCGCGGCGACTGCATCAGGCGCTGCAGAGCTGGGCCGGTGCGGCATGCCCGCCCTTGATCGCCAGCGATCAGCCTGAGCTGCTCTTGGAGCAATTGCGCCAGCACCACCCCGGGGAGCTCGCGGTGGTGCTGGCCAGTGGTGATCCGCTCTGGTTCGGCATCGGTCGGCTGTTGCTCGAGGGCCTGCCTGCTGAGCAGCTGCGCTTTCACCCGGCCCCCAGTTCGTTGCAGCTGGCCTTCGCGCGCATCGGCCGCCCCTGGCAAGACGCCAGCTGGCTCAGCCTGCACGGCCGAGATCCCGAACCCTTGGCTGCGCGGCTCCAGCAGCGCCCGGCTGCCTTAGCGGTGCTCACCGATCCCACGCGGGGTGGCGCCGACGCGGTGCGCCGCTGCCTTCGGGCCGCGGGCCTGGAGCAGGCCTATGCCCTGTGGTTGTGCGAGCGGCTGGGCCACAGCGCCGAGCGGGTGCAGCGCCTGGGGCCGGGCGATGCCCTCCCTGCCGATCTTGATCCGCTCCATTTGGTGGTGCTGGTGGCGGAGCCGCCGCCCCGCCCGGAACGCTTGCCGTTGTTTGGGCTGCCCGATGGGGTGTTTCTGCAGCACCCTGATCGGCCGGGCTTGATGACCAAGCGCGAGGTGCGCATCCAATTGCTGGCGGATCTCGATCTGCCGGAGGCGGGGGTGCTCTGGGATATCGGTGCTGGCGTGGGGTCGGTGGGGCTGGAGGCTCTGCGGCTGCGGCCGGGCCTGCAGCTCTGGGCTCTGGAGCAGCGCGGCGGCTCGGCTGCGTTGATTCACGCCAATGCCGAACGGTTGGCTGTGCGGCCCGCGGGTGTGGTGGAGGGCCGTGCCCCGGAGGCGCTGGTGGGTTTGCCCGATCCACAGCGGGTGTTGCTGGGCGGCGGTGGACGCGAACGCCAGGCGGTGCTGCAGGCGGCGCTCGAGCGGCTTCAGCCCGGCGGGGTGGTGGTGATCCCGTTGGCCACGTTGGAAGCTCTGGCGGAGCTGCGGCCGCTGCTCGAGCAGGCGGGGCTCACGGTGGCGGTGCAGCAGCTTCAGGCCTGGCGCGGGGCACCACTGGCGGATGGCACCCGCCTGGCACCGCTCAATCCCGTGCTGGTGTTGCGGGGCGAGCGGGCTGTTTCGGGTTGA